A portion of the Anoxybacillus gonensis genome contains these proteins:
- a CDS encoding ROK family transcriptional regulator has translation MTRITGNPHLIKKINKSLVLDMVKSQGPLSRADVAQRSGLNKGTVSSLVKELMDEELVYEIGQGESSGGRRPVLLLFNEKAGYSIGIDLGVHYILGVLTDLQGNIVLEKQVMFHDKNYSSVLTRIKETILYLTERMPDSRYGLVGIGIGVPGIVDKEGELLFAPNLGWKNIPLKQDIEATFHVPVMIDNEANAGAYGEKRSGAGKDFRNIIYVSAGIGIGVGLILNGELYRGTSGFSGESGHMTIEADGPPCRCGSIGCWELYASEKALLDGASPFFDNEVSLEELLQLAENNHQDVLALLERIGRYLGIGINNLINTFNPEQVIIGNRLSMAKKWLFPAIQQVIDKRTLPFHRANVNIHFSKLSLYSTALGISFFVIEDFLKKGKKIEVFL, from the coding sequence TTGACAAGAATAACTGGAAATCCACATTTAATTAAAAAAATTAATAAATCGCTTGTTCTTGATATGGTGAAAAGCCAAGGGCCTTTGTCACGGGCGGATGTGGCACAACGGTCCGGATTAAATAAAGGGACTGTTTCTTCTTTAGTAAAAGAGTTAATGGACGAAGAGCTTGTGTATGAAATCGGGCAAGGAGAATCAAGCGGTGGTCGACGGCCTGTTTTATTGTTATTTAATGAAAAAGCCGGATATTCCATTGGCATTGATTTAGGGGTTCATTACATTCTTGGCGTGCTAACCGATTTGCAAGGAAATATCGTCCTTGAAAAACAAGTGATGTTTCATGACAAAAATTATTCTTCTGTGCTAACACGTATAAAAGAAACCATTTTATATTTAACGGAACGGATGCCAGACAGCCGATACGGCTTAGTCGGAATTGGCATCGGCGTTCCAGGTATTGTTGATAAAGAAGGAGAGTTATTGTTCGCCCCAAATTTAGGATGGAAAAACATCCCGCTAAAACAAGACATCGAAGCAACGTTCCACGTTCCTGTCATGATTGATAACGAAGCAAACGCTGGTGCATATGGGGAAAAACGTAGTGGTGCAGGTAAAGATTTTCGTAACATCATCTACGTAAGTGCCGGTATTGGCATCGGTGTCGGCTTAATCCTAAACGGAGAGCTATATAGAGGAACAAGCGGGTTTTCTGGAGAAAGCGGTCATATGACGATCGAAGCCGACGGTCCACCGTGCCGCTGTGGAAGTATTGGCTGCTGGGAATTGTATGCTTCGGAAAAAGCGCTATTGGATGGAGCGAGTCCGTTTTTTGACAATGAGGTATCGTTAGAAGAACTATTACAATTGGCAGAAAACAATCATCAAGACGTGCTCGCATTATTAGAGCGCATCGGTCGCTATTTAGGCATTGGAATCAATAATTTGATCAATACGTTTAATCCAGAGCAAGTCATCATCGGCAACCGCTTATCGATGGCAAAAAAATGGCTTTTCCCTGCCATCCAACAAGTTATCGACAAGCGCACCTTGCCGTTTCACCGCGCGAATGTCAACATTCATTTTTCTAAATTATCGCTTTATTCAACGGCATTAGGAATTTCTTTTTTTGTCATCGAAGATTTCCTGAAAAAAGGGAAAAAAATAGAAGTGTTTCTGTAG
- a CDS encoding aldo/keto reductase, whose product MNYRRLGNTELEVSEVSFGTWAIGGSWGQTDDSEALKGLQRAIDAGVNFFDTADVYGDGHSEELLAKATKGKEDDIYIATKFCRAGDIHDFRTYSEENVRKYCEGSLKRLQRERIDLYQIHCPPFEVLKDGRVFEVLDKLQQEGKIRYYGVSVETVEEGLFCLTNPNVKALQVIFNIFRQKPLEQLLPQAKAQGVGILARLPLASGLLTGKFKKDTTFAENDHRHFNRDGQHFNVGETFAGLEFHKGVELSEQLAWIADGRGNMTRAALRWILDHDSVTCVIPGFKTVQQVEDNLQALNVPSFSEEEKERLTEFYKNEIHPFIRGAY is encoded by the coding sequence ATGAACTATCGTCGGTTAGGAAACACAGAACTGGAAGTGAGCGAAGTAAGTTTCGGAACGTGGGCGATTGGCGGTTCTTGGGGGCAAACAGATGATAGTGAAGCATTGAAAGGGTTGCAGCGGGCGATTGATGCTGGTGTCAATTTTTTCGATACGGCAGATGTTTATGGCGACGGTCATAGTGAAGAACTTCTAGCAAAAGCGACAAAAGGAAAAGAGGACGACATTTATATCGCCACGAAATTTTGTCGGGCGGGGGACATTCATGATTTTCGCACCTACTCCGAAGAAAACGTGCGGAAATATTGCGAAGGAAGTTTAAAGCGCTTGCAACGTGAACGCATCGATTTATATCAAATTCACTGCCCGCCGTTTGAAGTGTTAAAAGATGGTCGGGTGTTTGAAGTGTTGGATAAGCTGCAGCAAGAAGGAAAGATTCGCTATTATGGCGTAAGTGTCGAAACGGTGGAAGAAGGGCTGTTTTGTCTAACGAATCCGAACGTGAAAGCATTGCAAGTCATTTTTAACATTTTCCGCCAAAAACCGTTAGAACAATTGCTTCCGCAAGCAAAAGCACAAGGTGTCGGGATATTGGCGCGGCTGCCGTTGGCAAGCGGATTATTGACAGGGAAATTTAAAAAAGATACAACATTCGCCGAAAATGATCACCGCCATTTTAATCGAGATGGGCAACACTTTAATGTTGGCGAAACGTTCGCTGGGCTTGAGTTTCATAAAGGGGTAGAGCTCAGTGAACAGCTAGCGTGGATCGCAGACGGCAGAGGCAATATGACAAGAGCCGCATTGCGCTGGATTTTAGATCATGACTCCGTTACATGCGTCATCCCAGGCTTTAAAACGGTACAGCAAGTCGAAGACAATTTGCAGGCGCTCAACGTCCCGTCCTTTAGCGAAGAAGAAAAGGAACGGTTAACAGAGTTTTATAAAAATGAAATCCATCCGTTTATTCGCGGGGCGTATTAA
- a CDS encoding aldose epimerase family protein yields MRIVQEQWTEVDGRPIIAYTFTNDNGMEVTCLNYGCIITKILAPDKHGNYENVVLAFNEFSPYLTNSPYFGAVIGRVAGRIKNASFELNGKTYTLYKNENGNHLHGGKKGFHHAIWQGAGFSKKEEAGVQFSYTSVDGEEGYPGNVDVQITYTLNNQNEFIISYRATSDQDTPLTLTNHTYFNLSGNLKSDILHHRLKIKSNQFLELDNEFIPTGVLLDVANTPFDLREGKTIKEGVEANHPQIALVGQGYDHPFLLNAHHDEEIVLFDPKSGRTLLVETDEPGVVVYTGNQLPDEIKVNGVPSRKYLGICLETQALPDAVHHPHFPSCILRAGEVYSSVTKYTFRVHEEGER; encoded by the coding sequence ATGAGAATTGTACAGGAACAATGGACGGAAGTAGATGGCCGTCCGATTATCGCCTATACCTTTACGAACGATAACGGGATGGAAGTGACGTGTTTAAATTATGGGTGCATCATTACAAAAATATTGGCTCCTGACAAACACGGAAACTATGAAAATGTTGTCTTAGCGTTCAATGAGTTTTCTCCGTATCTTACAAACAGCCCGTATTTCGGAGCGGTGATCGGAAGAGTGGCGGGAAGGATAAAAAATGCCTCTTTTGAATTAAACGGAAAAACCTATACGTTATACAAAAATGAAAACGGCAACCATTTACATGGCGGCAAAAAAGGATTTCATCATGCCATTTGGCAAGGAGCGGGATTTTCTAAAAAAGAGGAAGCCGGCGTCCAATTTTCGTATACAAGTGTCGATGGAGAAGAAGGTTATCCGGGCAATGTAGACGTTCAAATCACATATACGTTAAATAACCAAAACGAGTTCATTATTTCTTACCGTGCGACTTCTGACCAAGACACGCCGCTCACGTTAACGAACCATACGTATTTTAATTTGAGCGGCAATTTAAAAAGCGATATTTTACACCATCGTTTAAAAATCAAGAGCAATCAGTTTTTAGAGCTGGATAATGAGTTTATTCCGACCGGTGTGCTTTTAGATGTGGCGAATACGCCTTTTGACTTGCGTGAAGGAAAAACAATCAAAGAAGGCGTGGAAGCAAATCATCCGCAAATTGCTTTAGTCGGGCAAGGGTATGATCATCCGTTTTTATTAAATGCTCATCACGACGAAGAAATCGTTTTGTTCGACCCAAAAAGCGGACGAACATTACTAGTAGAAACAGACGAACCAGGGGTAGTAGTATATACGGGCAATCAGCTTCCGGATGAAATAAAAGTAAACGGAGTGCCATCGCGAAAATATTTAGGCATTTGTTTAGAAACGCAAGCATTGCCGGATGCGGTACATCATCCGCATTTTCCTTCTTGCATTTTGCGAGCAGGTGAAGTGTATTCATCTGTTACGAAATATACGTTTCGTGTACATGAGGAGGGAGAAAGATGA
- a CDS encoding Gfo/Idh/MocA family protein has protein sequence MSKKVRWGILSTAHIARETMIPAIQRAENAEVVAIASGNDRVHEIAERFHIPKVYSTYEQLLNDPEIDAVYIPLPNHMHMKWTIKAAEHKKHILCEKPAALCEDDVRRMVEVCRENSVIWMEAFMYQFHPQHKRVKEIMSLGEIGIVKSMRASFSFYLVERENNIRMEKSLGGGSLLDIGCYCVHSIRSLLHAEPVILSVRSTFDHMKGVDIVTSGWLKMSNGVHALFDCSFDMFSRNEYEIIGTKGKVTVPRAYRPDIQQGNGLIIIQTDDGKTREEVVNGDQYRLQVEHFSQCILAGTTPSYSDDAIIQQAKVLDACRMSAETGKVVELTV, from the coding sequence ATGTCAAAAAAAGTACGGTGGGGAATTTTAAGCACGGCTCATATTGCAAGGGAGACGATGATTCCAGCTATTCAGCGTGCAGAGAACGCAGAAGTTGTAGCTATTGCTAGTGGAAATGATAGAGTACACGAGATCGCTGAACGCTTTCACATTCCTAAGGTATACAGTACTTATGAACAGTTATTGAATGATCCCGAGATTGATGCTGTATATATTCCGCTTCCTAATCACATGCACATGAAATGGACAATCAAGGCGGCAGAACATAAAAAACATATTCTTTGTGAAAAGCCAGCTGCTTTATGTGAAGACGATGTTCGAAGAATGGTAGAGGTTTGTAGAGAAAATAGTGTCATCTGGATGGAAGCATTTATGTATCAATTCCACCCGCAACATAAGAGAGTAAAAGAGATAATGTCATTAGGAGAAATAGGAATTGTAAAAAGTATGAGAGCAAGTTTTTCTTTTTATCTTGTCGAGCGAGAAAATAATATTCGAATGGAGAAATCACTCGGAGGAGGAAGTTTATTAGATATAGGATGTTATTGTGTCCATTCGATCCGTTCTTTGTTACATGCAGAACCAGTTATTTTGTCTGTTCGCTCCACTTTTGATCACATGAAAGGTGTAGATATAGTCACAAGTGGTTGGCTAAAGATGAGCAACGGCGTGCATGCTTTATTTGATTGCAGCTTCGATATGTTTTCCCGCAATGAATATGAAATTATCGGAACGAAGGGAAAAGTAACCGTTCCGCGGGCGTACCGTCCTGACATACAACAAGGCAACGGTTTAATCATCATCCAAACGGATGACGGAAAAACGCGGGAAGAAGTAGTAAACGGCGACCAATACCGTCTACAGGTGGAGCACTTTTCACAATGTATCCTCGCTGGAACAACGCCAAGCTATTCGGACGATGCGATCATCCAACAAGCGAAAGTGTTAGATGCGTGCCGCATGTCAGCGGAAACAGGAAAAGTGGTCGAGTTAACCGTTTAA
- a CDS encoding LacI family DNA-binding transcriptional regulator, producing the protein MATLKEIAEKAGVSVATVSRVLNYDTTLSVSDETKKRIFEIAQELNYKTPRERNQMSAKDRLRFGVVNWYSESQELDDPYYMAVRLGVEKECFRRQIELVKLFKKEGSYESEWLTGLDGIIAVGKFGKREIDLFASVTDHIVFVDYSPDEDRFDSVVVDFRKATARVLQYLIDLGHKHIGYIGGREYVDDGHLIQDERERTFYEYLYLRGMFIPEYVLTGRFIAEDGYMLMKQALQLPNRPTAFFIASDSMAIGALRALHEAGVDVPNEITVVGFNDLPTSKFVQPPLSTVQVYTEFMGETAVELLVEQIQTKREIPKKIVVPTKLVVRESSCAYTVKK; encoded by the coding sequence ATGGCTACATTGAAAGAAATTGCCGAGAAAGCAGGGGTTTCGGTCGCCACTGTATCGCGTGTACTAAACTACGATACAACGTTATCCGTCTCGGATGAAACGAAAAAGCGCATTTTTGAAATTGCCCAAGAGCTGAACTATAAAACGCCTAGAGAACGCAATCAAATGAGTGCAAAAGACCGACTTCGCTTTGGGGTGGTCAACTGGTATTCGGAATCTCAAGAGCTTGACGATCCATACTACATGGCTGTGCGCCTTGGTGTTGAAAAGGAATGTTTTCGCCGCCAAATTGAGTTAGTCAAGTTATTTAAAAAAGAAGGCTCGTATGAATCGGAGTGGTTGACAGGGTTAGATGGGATTATAGCGGTCGGGAAGTTTGGGAAAAGGGAAATTGACTTGTTTGCATCTGTTACCGACCATATCGTTTTTGTTGACTATTCGCCTGATGAAGATCGCTTTGATTCTGTCGTTGTCGATTTTCGAAAAGCGACAGCTCGCGTTCTTCAATATTTAATTGATCTCGGTCATAAACATATCGGCTATATTGGAGGGCGTGAATATGTTGATGACGGTCATTTAATTCAAGATGAGCGTGAGCGTACATTTTACGAATATTTATATTTGCGAGGTATGTTTATTCCAGAATATGTATTAACAGGGCGTTTTATTGCAGAGGATGGGTATATGTTAATGAAACAAGCACTTCAGCTGCCGAATCGGCCAACTGCGTTTTTTATTGCAAGCGACTCGATGGCTATTGGAGCGTTGCGGGCGTTGCATGAAGCAGGAGTTGATGTTCCAAATGAAATTACAGTTGTCGGTTTTAATGATCTCCCTACATCAAAATTTGTTCAGCCTCCATTATCCACTGTGCAAGTTTACACAGAATTTATGGGAGAAACAGCGGTTGAATTGCTTGTCGAACAAATTCAAACGAAAAGAGAGATTCCGAAAAAAATTGTTGTTCCGACGAAACTTGTCGTAAGAGAAAGCAGCTGTGCTTATACAGTAAAGAAATAG
- a CDS encoding beta-galactosidase, which produces MYVGVDYYPEYWPKEMIDEDIQGIKELGANIVRIGEFSWHLMEKAEGNIDFSFFDEVVKKLKENGLSIMFGTPTATFPAWLAKKHPDILSKDEYGRTRVFGGRRQYCFNSRTYRSYAANITEQLVKHYKDEEAIVAWQIDNEFGHEGSDMCYCEQCHREFQQFLKEKYKQIDALNEAYGTIFWGQTYNDFSEIPMPTKTITTHNPSLQLDWARFRSFSVNRFAHEMTNIVKKYKGSHQQVTTNVSGGFFNKWFDHEENVREMDFVSYDNYPVWGGLDEPISPAAIAMSHDFNRGLLGKNYWIVEELMGAQGHEMIGYLPRPNQAKMWSYQAFAHGCTNMLYFSWRGMDRGAEQFCYGIVDHSNVRGRKYKEVQSVFSHIPTFEHVLQSPIQAHIAVLYDYDNIWSWRFQPQSKAFDFTTELLRLYEPFYRLNANIDVIPVSRDFSTYKVLIVPVLQIIDEQLAEKLKTFARRGGTIIFSFRTGLKNKQNNIHFKHVLPAHVSDLIGAHIHEVESLAYRHVPIIGEGRWQGKKAMCSVWRDLLEPTTANVLYRYDDPFYPLAAITENEYGDGNVYYVGGGVDVQALRDMAKEVVQKHNIWHVESAEGVEVYRRVCEDVEYLFILNHTDQEKQFGDLVLRPYDSQIVKI; this is translated from the coding sequence ATGTATGTAGGAGTGGACTACTATCCAGAATATTGGCCAAAAGAAATGATCGATGAAGATATTCAAGGAATAAAAGAGCTTGGAGCTAACATCGTTCGTATTGGGGAATTTTCTTGGCATTTAATGGAGAAAGCAGAAGGGAATATTGACTTTTCTTTTTTCGATGAAGTAGTAAAAAAGTTGAAAGAAAACGGGCTTTCGATCATGTTTGGTACGCCGACCGCAACGTTTCCAGCTTGGCTAGCAAAAAAGCACCCAGATATTTTATCGAAAGACGAATATGGACGTACTCGTGTATTTGGGGGACGACGACAATATTGTTTTAATTCGAGAACGTATCGCTCATATGCAGCCAATATAACGGAACAACTTGTTAAACATTACAAAGATGAGGAAGCGATCGTTGCTTGGCAAATCGATAATGAATTTGGACATGAAGGAAGCGATATGTGTTATTGTGAACAGTGTCATCGTGAGTTTCAGCAATTTTTGAAAGAAAAATATAAACAAATTGACGCATTAAATGAAGCGTACGGAACAATTTTTTGGGGGCAGACGTATAACGATTTTTCAGAAATCCCAATGCCAACAAAAACAATAACAACGCATAACCCGTCTTTGCAGTTAGATTGGGCACGTTTTCGTTCGTTTTCAGTCAATCGTTTCGCTCATGAAATGACAAACATCGTCAAAAAATATAAAGGTTCTCATCAGCAAGTAACGACAAACGTATCTGGCGGATTTTTTAATAAATGGTTTGATCACGAAGAAAATGTGCGCGAAATGGATTTTGTATCGTACGATAACTATCCGGTATGGGGAGGACTAGATGAGCCGATTTCTCCTGCGGCGATTGCGATGAGTCATGATTTTAATCGCGGATTGCTCGGAAAAAATTATTGGATTGTTGAAGAGTTAATGGGGGCTCAAGGACATGAGATGATCGGATATTTACCGCGACCGAATCAAGCAAAAATGTGGTCGTATCAAGCGTTCGCTCATGGATGTACGAATATGTTATATTTTAGCTGGCGAGGAATGGATCGAGGGGCCGAGCAATTTTGTTATGGCATCGTTGACCATAGCAACGTACGAGGTAGAAAATATAAAGAAGTACAATCTGTTTTTTCACATATTCCGACATTTGAACACGTATTACAGTCGCCAATTCAAGCGCATATTGCTGTTTTATATGATTATGATAACATTTGGTCGTGGCGTTTTCAGCCGCAAAGTAAGGCGTTTGACTTTACAACCGAACTTCTTCGGTTATATGAGCCGTTTTATCGCTTAAATGCAAATATTGACGTCATTCCTGTTTCACGGGATTTTTCAACATATAAAGTACTTATCGTTCCTGTATTACAAATCATTGACGAACAATTAGCAGAAAAATTGAAAACGTTTGCTCGTCGTGGCGGGACAATTATATTTTCTTTCCGAACAGGGCTAAAAAATAAACAAAATAATATTCATTTTAAACATGTATTACCTGCGCACGTCAGTGATCTTATCGGTGCGCATATTCATGAAGTAGAATCTCTAGCATATCGTCATGTTCCAATCATCGGTGAAGGAAGATGGCAAGGTAAAAAGGCGATGTGCTCCGTATGGCGAGATTTGCTTGAACCAACAACAGCTAATGTATTATATCGATATGACGATCCGTTTTATCCTCTCGCTGCGATAACTGAAAATGAATACGGTGATGGGAACGTCTATTACGTTGGAGGAGGAGTAGATGTTCAAGCGCTTCGTGACATGGCTAAAGAAGTTGTGCAAAAGCATAACATATGGCATGTAGAAAGCGCAGAAGGTGTCGAAGTATATCGACGTGTATGTGAAGATGTGGAGTATCTATTCATTTTAAATCATACCGATCAAGAGAAACAATTTGGCGATTTGGTTCTAAGACCGTATGATAGTCAAATCGTTAAAATTTAG
- the galT gene encoding UDP-glucose--hexose-1-phosphate uridylyltransferase, translated as MVNIYEEIEALIQYALYHRLIEKEDVIYTRNRLLALLKLDEWKQVDVTPSSDRPLVSILQHIMNWAEAHGRFAGKTVTERDLFDTEIMNCFVARPSTIIQTFYEKYKRNKQEATTWFYELSQASNYIRVDRVMKNRRWKVRTKYGDMDITINLSKPEKDPRDIARMKETKEQHYPPCLLCIENEGYAGTIRHPARANHRIIPVELCGERWFFQYSPYVYYNEHCIVLRDKHVPMKMERKTFERLLDFVDQFPHYFIGSNADLPIVGGSILSHDHFQGGQYTFAIEKASADFSFTLAAYPHVQMSVIRWPMSVIRIRGEKQDVLEVSDFIYKEWQTYSDPKVDIYAQTNDVPHNTVTPIARRREKLYEMDIVLRNNRTSEKYPYGIFHPHEELHHIKKENIGLIEVMGLAVLPSRLANELETIATYMKNNTRREQWDSSLLKHWEWVQEIMERHPLIDDVHELLKEEVGKRFEQVLEHAGVFKRTEEGKEAFYRFIRHIQEKHR; from the coding sequence ATGGTAAACATTTATGAAGAAATTGAAGCACTTATTCAGTATGCACTTTATCATCGTTTAATTGAAAAAGAAGATGTCATTTATACGCGCAATCGACTGCTAGCTTTGTTAAAGCTGGATGAATGGAAACAAGTAGACGTTACCCCCTCCTCCGACCGTCCACTTGTTTCGATTTTACAACATATCATGAATTGGGCGGAAGCGCATGGGCGATTTGCTGGAAAGACAGTGACAGAACGTGATTTATTTGATACAGAAATCATGAATTGTTTTGTGGCCCGTCCGTCTACGATTATTCAAACGTTTTATGAGAAATATAAACGAAATAAGCAAGAAGCAACAACTTGGTTTTATGAACTGAGTCAAGCGTCCAATTACATTCGTGTAGACCGAGTGATGAAAAATAGACGATGGAAAGTGCGAACGAAATACGGCGATATGGATATAACGATCAACTTATCTAAGCCGGAAAAAGATCCTCGAGATATTGCGCGCATGAAGGAAACAAAAGAGCAACATTATCCTCCTTGCTTGCTATGTATTGAAAATGAAGGGTATGCTGGAACGATTCGACATCCTGCGCGAGCGAACCATCGGATCATTCCTGTTGAGTTATGCGGCGAACGTTGGTTTTTTCAATATTCACCTTACGTTTATTACAACGAGCATTGCATCGTGCTTCGCGATAAGCATGTACCGATGAAAATGGAAAGAAAAACATTTGAGCGGTTGCTTGATTTTGTCGATCAATTTCCTCATTACTTTATCGGTTCAAACGCGGATTTACCTATTGTAGGAGGATCGATTTTATCGCACGATCATTTTCAAGGTGGACAATATACATTTGCGATTGAAAAAGCTTCAGCTGATTTTTCGTTTACACTCGCTGCTTATCCTCACGTACAAATGAGCGTCATTCGTTGGCCTATGTCAGTGATACGTATACGCGGAGAAAAACAAGATGTGTTAGAAGTGAGTGATTTTATCTATAAAGAATGGCAAACGTATAGCGATCCGAAAGTGGATATATATGCACAAACAAACGATGTACCGCATAATACGGTCACGCCAATTGCTCGTAGACGCGAGAAGTTGTACGAGATGGATATTGTGTTAAGAAACAATCGCACATCAGAAAAATATCCGTATGGTATTTTTCATCCGCATGAGGAATTGCATCATATTAAAAAAGAAAATATCGGTTTAATTGAAGTCATGGGATTAGCTGTATTGCCTAGCCGATTAGCGAATGAATTAGAGACGATTGCAACATACATGAAAAATAACACACGAAGAGAGCAATGGGATTCGTCATTATTGAAACATTGGGAATGGGTGCAAGAGATTATGGAGAGACATCCGCTCATCGATGATGTACATGAGCTATTAAAAGAAGAAGTAGGAAAACGATTCGAACAAGTGCTTGAACATGCGGGTGTATTTAAACGAACGGAAGAAGGAAAGGAAGCGTTTTATCGTTTTATTCGTCATATTCAAGAAAAACATAGATAA
- the galE gene encoding UDP-glucose 4-epimerase GalE, whose protein sequence is MILICGGAGYIGSHAVYRFIEKGEQVVVVDNLQTGHRKAVHSDALFYEGDIRDRHFLSDIFKKHEIDTVIHFAAHSLVGESVQKPLAYYNNNVYGTEVLLDVMNEHGVKQIVFSSTAAVYGEPKHIPIQEEDETNPESPYGETKLAMEKMMKWANIAYGIRYISLRYFNVAGAYGTMLGEDHRPETHVIPLILQVPLGKREEFHIFGDDYDTYDGTCIRDYIHVLDLVDAHMLAVEKLRKGSESVVYNLGNGNGFSVKEVVEAARRVTGHPIPAKIMPRRPGDPARLVASSEKAKRELGWKPIYTTIEEIVSSAWEWHKANPNGYEEV, encoded by the coding sequence ATGATTCTCATTTGTGGGGGAGCAGGATATATCGGGAGTCATGCCGTGTATCGTTTCATTGAAAAAGGAGAACAAGTCGTTGTTGTCGATAATTTACAAACCGGGCATCGAAAAGCTGTTCATTCAGATGCGCTGTTTTACGAGGGAGATATTCGTGATCGTCACTTTTTAAGCGACATATTTAAAAAGCATGAAATAGATACAGTGATTCATTTTGCGGCTCATTCCCTTGTTGGAGAAAGTGTCCAAAAACCATTAGCTTATTACAACAATAATGTTTATGGAACAGAAGTGTTACTTGATGTCATGAATGAACATGGCGTAAAACAAATTGTATTTTCCTCAACAGCGGCTGTGTATGGGGAACCAAAACATATCCCTATTCAAGAGGAAGATGAAACAAATCCTGAAAGTCCGTATGGTGAAACAAAACTAGCAATGGAAAAAATGATGAAATGGGCGAACATTGCATACGGTATTCGTTACATTTCTTTACGATATTTCAACGTCGCAGGCGCGTATGGAACGATGCTTGGCGAAGATCATCGCCCTGAGACACATGTCATTCCTCTTATTTTACAAGTGCCGCTAGGAAAACGAGAAGAGTTTCATATTTTTGGAGATGACTACGACACATATGACGGCACTTGTATTCGCGATTACATTCACGTATTAGATTTAGTAGATGCTCATATGTTAGCGGTGGAAAAACTAAGAAAGGGTAGTGAAAGCGTCGTATACAATTTAGGAAATGGCAACGGGTTTTCTGTCAAAGAAGTCGTTGAAGCAGCACGTCGTGTCACAGGGCATCCGATTCCCGCCAAAATTATGCCGAGACGCCCTGGGGATCCTGCGCGCTTAGTTGCTTCATCCGAAAAAGCGAAACGTGAGCTTGGATGGAAGCCAATATATACAACAATAGAAGAAATTGTTTCTTCGGCATGGGAGTGGCATAAAGCGAATCCGAACGGGTATGAAGAGGTGTAG